In Citrus sinensis cultivar Valencia sweet orange chromosome 4, DVS_A1.0, whole genome shotgun sequence, one DNA window encodes the following:
- the LOC102623656 gene encoding HVA22-like protein c, producing the protein MGARGSNNNNFLQVVVNNFDVLALPVVTLVYPLHASIKAIEARSASDDQQWLTYWVLYSMITLFELTFAKVLELITIWPYAKLIFSCWLVLPQFNGAAYVYRHFVRPFYMNPQSASSKIWYVPRKKNIFRQQDDILTAAEKYMQEHGTESFERLIAKTEREERSRKSNNYMIFDDDYRY; encoded by the exons ttctccaaGTTGTTGTTAATAACTTCGATGTTCTTGCGTT GCCTGTGGTTACTCTTGTTTATCCTCT ACATGCTTCTATTAAAGCTATAGAGGCAAGATCTGCTTCCGATGACCAGCAATGGCTTACTTATTGGGTTCTTTATTCAATGATCACACTCTTTGAACTCACTTTCGCTAAAGTCCTTGAACT GATCACCATATGGCCTTATGCTAAGCTGATTTTTTCGTGCTGGCTGGTTTTACCACAATTCAATGGGGCAGCATATGTATATCGGCACTTCGTTAGACCTTTCTACATGAACCCACAAAGTGCAAGCTCTAAAATATGGTATGTACCGCGGAAGAAGAATATCTTCAGACAACAAGATGACATTCTTACTGCTGCCGAAAAGTACATGCAAGAGCATGGAACTGAGTCATTTGAAAGGCTTATTGCAAAG actgaaagagaagaaagatcCAGGAAGAGCAACAATTACATGAtctttgatgatgattatagATATTGA